One window from the genome of Oncorhynchus kisutch isolate 150728-3 linkage group LG21, Okis_V2, whole genome shotgun sequence encodes:
- the LOC109879216 gene encoding 40S ribosomal protein S29: MGHQSLYWSHPRKFGQGSRSCRVCSNRHGLIRKYGLNMCRQCFRQYANDIGFVKLD; the protein is encoded by the exons ATGGGACATCAGAGCCTCTACTGGAGTCACCCAAGAAAATTCGGTCAGGGATCCAGATCCTG CCGGGTATGCTCGAACAGACACGGTCTGATCCGTAAATACGGGCTCAACATGTGCCGCCAGTGCTTCAGGCAGTACGCGAATGACATCGGCTTTGTCAAG CTGGACTAA
- the LOC109879217 gene encoding alpha-1,6-mannosyl-glycoprotein 2-beta-N-acetylglucosaminyltransferase isoform X1 translates to MRFRVYKRKVQYTTSPKSCVVILTLVVVVCGLAFWTSGKQKKSSGVVVLKEAEGVRRSSSSQVQPQPQATPAVSQIPNLPPIAPVNETHPKNQPEKHLEEEEVVKPEVDNTTQVYRGIVFQLNFDQTVRHEEQFRAARKKDDLVVVVQVHNRPDYLRLLVESLRKARGVESILLIFSHDFWSPEINQVVASVDFCQVLQIFFPFSIQLYPQEFPGHDPRDCPRDISKIDALKLGCINAEYPDSFGHYREAKFSQTKHHWWWKLHFVWDSVRALKDHRGLVLLIEEDHFLSPDFLHFLKLMSILKRENCPDCDILSLGSYGHISYPSKANKVEVKAWKSTEHNMGMALSRETYQKLIQCTNAFCTYDDYNWDWSLQHLTVTCLPSYWKVMVSEAPRVFHAGDCGMHHKKSVCMPSSQKTKIDTILQSSSNQLFPKNLLITKRLPANGAGGVAPHVKNGGWGDIRDHELCKSYPRLQ, encoded by the exons ATGAGATTCCGAGTCTACAAGAGGAAGGTACAATACACGACGAGTCCCAAGTCATGT GTGGTGATACTGacgctggtggtggtggtgtgtggccTAGCCTTCTGGACCAGTGGGAAGCAGAAGAAGAGCAGTGGGGTGGTGGTCCTGAAAGAGGCTGAGGGGGTGAGGAGAAGCAGCAGTAGCCAGGTGCAGCCACAGCCGCAGGCCACACCTGCAGTCAGCCAGATACCTAACCTACCACCCATCGCACCTGTCAACGAGACACACCCGAAGAACCAGCCTGAAAAGcacctggaggaagaggaggtggtaaAACCAGAGGTGGACAACACCACCCAGGTCTACCGTGGCATTGTGTTCCAGCTCAACTTTGACCAGACAGTGAGACATGAGGAGCAGTTCAGGGCAGCGAGGAAGAAGGACGATCTGGTGGTGGTGGTCCAGGTGCACAACAGACCTGACTACCTGAGGCTGCTGGTGGAGAGTCTGAGAAAGGCCAGGGGCGTGGAGAGCATCCTGCTCATCTTCAGCCATGACTTCTGGTCCCCCGAGATCAACCAGGTGGTGGCCTCAGTGGACTTCTGCCAGGTTCTCCAGATCTTCTTTCCCTTCAGCATCCAACTGTACCCCCAGGAGTTCCCGGGCCACGACCCCAGGGACTGCCCCAGAGACATTTCCAAGATAGACGCCTTAAAGCTGGGCTGCATCAACGCAGAGTACCCCGACTCGTTTGGCCACTACCGTGAGGCCAAGTTCTCCCAGACCAAGCACCACTGGTGGTGGAAGCTGCACTTTGTGTGGGACAGCGTCCGGGCCCTGAAGGACCACCGGGGTCTGGTGCTTCTCATCGAGGAGGACCACTTCCTCTCCCCTGACTTCCTCCACTTCCTCAAGCTGATGTCGATCCTGAAGAGGGAGAATTGCCCTGACTGTGACATCCTATCTCTGGGGAGCTACGGCCACATCAGCTACCCCAGTAAAGCCAACAAGGTGGAGGTGAAAGCCTGGAAGTCCACCGAGCACAACATGGGCATGGCTCTGAGCAGGGAGACCTACCAGAAACTCATTCAATGCACCAACGCCTTCTGCACCTATGACGACTACAACTGGGACTGGTCCCTGCAGCACCTGACCGTAACCTGCCTGCCCTCCTACTGGAAGGTCATGGTGAGCGAAGCACCCCGCGTCTTCCATGCCGGGGACTGCGGGATGCACCACAAGAAGTCTGTGTGCATGCCGTCCAGCCAAAAGACCAAGATAGATACCATTCTACAGAGCAGCAGCAATCAGCTGTTCCCCAAGAACCTGCTGATTACTAAGAGACTTCCGGCTAACGGGGCAGGGGGGGTGGCGCCCCACGTGAAGAACGGCGGTTGGGGGGACATTAGGGACCATGAACTCTGCAAGAGCTACCCTCGATTACAGTGA
- the LOC109879217 gene encoding alpha-1,6-mannosyl-glycoprotein 2-beta-N-acetylglucosaminyltransferase isoform X2 has product MRFRVYKRKVVILTLVVVVCGLAFWTSGKQKKSSGVVVLKEAEGVRRSSSSQVQPQPQATPAVSQIPNLPPIAPVNETHPKNQPEKHLEEEEVVKPEVDNTTQVYRGIVFQLNFDQTVRHEEQFRAARKKDDLVVVVQVHNRPDYLRLLVESLRKARGVESILLIFSHDFWSPEINQVVASVDFCQVLQIFFPFSIQLYPQEFPGHDPRDCPRDISKIDALKLGCINAEYPDSFGHYREAKFSQTKHHWWWKLHFVWDSVRALKDHRGLVLLIEEDHFLSPDFLHFLKLMSILKRENCPDCDILSLGSYGHISYPSKANKVEVKAWKSTEHNMGMALSRETYQKLIQCTNAFCTYDDYNWDWSLQHLTVTCLPSYWKVMVSEAPRVFHAGDCGMHHKKSVCMPSSQKTKIDTILQSSSNQLFPKNLLITKRLPANGAGGVAPHVKNGGWGDIRDHELCKSYPRLQ; this is encoded by the exons ATGAGATTCCGAGTCTACAAGAGGAAG GTGGTGATACTGacgctggtggtggtggtgtgtggccTAGCCTTCTGGACCAGTGGGAAGCAGAAGAAGAGCAGTGGGGTGGTGGTCCTGAAAGAGGCTGAGGGGGTGAGGAGAAGCAGCAGTAGCCAGGTGCAGCCACAGCCGCAGGCCACACCTGCAGTCAGCCAGATACCTAACCTACCACCCATCGCACCTGTCAACGAGACACACCCGAAGAACCAGCCTGAAAAGcacctggaggaagaggaggtggtaaAACCAGAGGTGGACAACACCACCCAGGTCTACCGTGGCATTGTGTTCCAGCTCAACTTTGACCAGACAGTGAGACATGAGGAGCAGTTCAGGGCAGCGAGGAAGAAGGACGATCTGGTGGTGGTGGTCCAGGTGCACAACAGACCTGACTACCTGAGGCTGCTGGTGGAGAGTCTGAGAAAGGCCAGGGGCGTGGAGAGCATCCTGCTCATCTTCAGCCATGACTTCTGGTCCCCCGAGATCAACCAGGTGGTGGCCTCAGTGGACTTCTGCCAGGTTCTCCAGATCTTCTTTCCCTTCAGCATCCAACTGTACCCCCAGGAGTTCCCGGGCCACGACCCCAGGGACTGCCCCAGAGACATTTCCAAGATAGACGCCTTAAAGCTGGGCTGCATCAACGCAGAGTACCCCGACTCGTTTGGCCACTACCGTGAGGCCAAGTTCTCCCAGACCAAGCACCACTGGTGGTGGAAGCTGCACTTTGTGTGGGACAGCGTCCGGGCCCTGAAGGACCACCGGGGTCTGGTGCTTCTCATCGAGGAGGACCACTTCCTCTCCCCTGACTTCCTCCACTTCCTCAAGCTGATGTCGATCCTGAAGAGGGAGAATTGCCCTGACTGTGACATCCTATCTCTGGGGAGCTACGGCCACATCAGCTACCCCAGTAAAGCCAACAAGGTGGAGGTGAAAGCCTGGAAGTCCACCGAGCACAACATGGGCATGGCTCTGAGCAGGGAGACCTACCAGAAACTCATTCAATGCACCAACGCCTTCTGCACCTATGACGACTACAACTGGGACTGGTCCCTGCAGCACCTGACCGTAACCTGCCTGCCCTCCTACTGGAAGGTCATGGTGAGCGAAGCACCCCGCGTCTTCCATGCCGGGGACTGCGGGATGCACCACAAGAAGTCTGTGTGCATGCCGTCCAGCCAAAAGACCAAGATAGATACCATTCTACAGAGCAGCAGCAATCAGCTGTTCCCCAAGAACCTGCTGATTACTAAGAGACTTCCGGCTAACGGGGCAGGGGGGGTGGCGCCCCACGTGAAGAACGGCGGTTGGGGGGACATTAGGGACCATGAACTCTGCAAGAGCTACCCTCGATTACAGTGA
- the LOC109879219 gene encoding uncharacterized protein LOC109879219 isoform X2: MADIPQSFLGLLVTVLYLLTGVCGETLSMFSRVGDNVSLPCNNVVYPNCSSTTWIYTVNRTAIELVGLGKVKKQQQLNNIADRLSVASNCSLHVSDVRAEDVGLYTCQQFLAKTGPKHGGDAPVHLFVLTLFSTTPVTDLKPNVNMTLRCSLLTCKQHGTCRSRFSLSWDPKTGTNAQDTQDSSRDITLTVTLQKKDNNRKWTCTLTEEGNVKISIDFTSTFSGSQNLFLTVTVGLALAAAVCVTAVVIVRRRRDKNQVPTDNSIGLMAVNHSTPPTNEGKSQPADRITYASIDHFNQNPPHRVNANSKDAVMYASVMPSSGRGRETENPADPSSLYSTVK, translated from the exons atggCTGACATCCCTCAATCATTTTTGGGATTGCTTGTGACCGTTTTGTACCTGCTAACAG GTGTCTGTGGAGAAACTCTCTCTATGTTCTCCAGAGTGGGAGATAATGTCAGTCTGCCGTGTAACAATGTGGTTTATCCAAACTGCTCCTCTACTACATGGATCTATACCGTGAATAGAACTGCCATTGAACTAGTCGGTCTAGGGAaggtgaaaaaacaacaacaactaaacAACATAGCTGACAGACTGAGTGTGGCGTCTAACTGTTCTCTACATGTTAGTGATGTCAGAGCTGAGGATGTTGGACTCTACACCTGTCAACAGTTCCTTGCAAAGACTGGACCAAAACATGGAGGTGATGCTCCTGTTCATCTGTTTGTTCTAACTC TCTTCTCTACCACACCAGTGACAGATCTGAAGCCTAATGTAAATATGACATTACGGTGTTCTCTGCTCACCTGTAAGCAACATGGAACGTGCCGGTCAAGATTTAGTCTCAGCTGGGACCCTAAAACAGGTACTAATGCCCAGGACACACAGGATTCTTCCCGTGACATCACTCTGACTGTGACACTCCAGAAGAAGGACAACAACAGGAAGTGGACGTGCACGCTGACTGAAGAGGGAAATGTGAAGATCTCCATTGACTTCACCTCCACATTCTCAG GCTCtcagaacctcttcctcacggtGACTGTAGGATTGGCTTTGGCAGCAGCGGTGTGTGTCACTGCTGTTGTCATAGTACgcaggaggagagaca AGAATCAAGTGCCAACTGATAACAGCATT GGTCTGATGGCAGTAAACcactccaccccaccaaccaATGAGGGCAAG AGTCAACCTGCTGACAGAATCACCTATGCCTCCATTGACCACTTCAATCAAAATCCCCCTCATAGAGTTAAC gccaacaGTAAAGATGCAGTGATGTATGCCTCAGTTATGCCCTCTtctggcagagggagagagacagagaaccctGCTGACCCCAGCTCCCTCTACTCCACTGTCAAGTAA
- the LOC109879219 gene encoding uncharacterized protein LOC109879219 isoform X1, with protein sequence MADIPQSFLGLLVTVLYLLTGVCGETLSMFSRVGDNVSLPCNNVVYPNCSSTTWIYTVNRTAIELVGLGKVKKQQQLNNIADRLSVASNCSLHVSDVRAEDVGLYTCQQFLAKTGPKHGGDAPVHLFVLTLFSTTPVTDLKPNVNMTLRCSLLTCKQHGTCRSRFSLSWDPKTGTNAQDTQDSSRDITLTVTLQKKDNNRKWTCTLTEEGNVKISIDFTSTFSASTTRPALSTTSPSSAGSQNLFLTVTVGLALAAAVCVTAVVIVRRRRDKNQVPTDNSIGLMAVNHSTPPTNEGKSQPADRITYASIDHFNQNPPHRVNANSKDAVMYASVMPSSGRGRETENPADPSSLYSTVK encoded by the exons atggCTGACATCCCTCAATCATTTTTGGGATTGCTTGTGACCGTTTTGTACCTGCTAACAG GTGTCTGTGGAGAAACTCTCTCTATGTTCTCCAGAGTGGGAGATAATGTCAGTCTGCCGTGTAACAATGTGGTTTATCCAAACTGCTCCTCTACTACATGGATCTATACCGTGAATAGAACTGCCATTGAACTAGTCGGTCTAGGGAaggtgaaaaaacaacaacaactaaacAACATAGCTGACAGACTGAGTGTGGCGTCTAACTGTTCTCTACATGTTAGTGATGTCAGAGCTGAGGATGTTGGACTCTACACCTGTCAACAGTTCCTTGCAAAGACTGGACCAAAACATGGAGGTGATGCTCCTGTTCATCTGTTTGTTCTAACTC TCTTCTCTACCACACCAGTGACAGATCTGAAGCCTAATGTAAATATGACATTACGGTGTTCTCTGCTCACCTGTAAGCAACATGGAACGTGCCGGTCAAGATTTAGTCTCAGCTGGGACCCTAAAACAGGTACTAATGCCCAGGACACACAGGATTCTTCCCGTGACATCACTCTGACTGTGACACTCCAGAAGAAGGACAACAACAGGAAGTGGACGTGCACGCTGACTGAAGAGGGAAATGTGAAGATCTCCATTGACTTCACCTCCACATTCTCAG CCTCTACTACAAGACCAGCCTTGTCAACCACCTCCCCATCTTCTGCTG GCTCtcagaacctcttcctcacggtGACTGTAGGATTGGCTTTGGCAGCAGCGGTGTGTGTCACTGCTGTTGTCATAGTACgcaggaggagagaca AGAATCAAGTGCCAACTGATAACAGCATT GGTCTGATGGCAGTAAACcactccaccccaccaaccaATGAGGGCAAG AGTCAACCTGCTGACAGAATCACCTATGCCTCCATTGACCACTTCAATCAAAATCCCCCTCATAGAGTTAAC gccaacaGTAAAGATGCAGTGATGTATGCCTCAGTTATGCCCTCTtctggcagagggagagagacagagaaccctGCTGACCCCAGCTCCCTCTACTCCACTGTCAAGTAA